CCAATATACAGGCTTGTCGCAATGCAATGCAGAGTGGTTCCTCAGTCACCACTCACCTCTCCTTTGCTTCCAGATAGAGGAAACAAGGTTCCTTGGTGACTCTATTCGTCGCCATCCGGCGTACATGCTGAAGCAGTATTTATCTTCCTATAACTCGTCGAACTACCGATGAAGTTTCAGTATCTGGCTCATCTGTGACCTGCTTTGGCTGCGACTCACCATCCTCTTGGCTCCTCCTTCAAATGGCTATTTCCAAGAACTTGTGCCTAGAGAGAAAGGTTACTTGGTAAGTTGGTTTACTAGATCAAGAACAACACAAAATTGTGCATTTCGAACTCCAAAGCAGTTCATGGAAGGATATGAAATCACTAGGTAAAATGCAGAACCTCAAACTGGTTTGTGATAAAAAAGAGTGTTAAGTAGTGACATCAACTGGAAGAACTGACCATTGTAAGATCTGGGAGCAAGTAACTGGCAAGGTTTTCATTCACCGCAACTCCCAACTGAGGCATCTGACTCATTTTTCCCGGCATTTGGCTCATGCTGTTTATAGAAGAAGCATCATTAGAGGCAGGGATTTATTTTTTCTTCACAAGCACAgctttaatatttctgcaactgaATTATGCATGGATCATAGGTGGAATAATATGTTTACATTTTCAAAAGGCCATCAATGTTCCTTCTCACGCGATTGAAGAGATCGTTGTTATTTTGAGCCTGGAAGAAATAAGACAATCGATATGAAACCCATTCATAAAAAAAGAACACTCCAGATGATGGCTGACTGAGAAAATCATTCTCCTGTACGAGTAATTGCACATGAAAGAAAGACTGACCTGAAATGTTTGAATATTTGTGTCTATCTGAGCAAGAAGCCGATTATTTTCTTCCAGTACAAGCTGTACTATACGATCCATCTCAGAGGCTACATGGTGGAAAAGATGGTCAGTTTATGGAACAAGGATCAAAACAAATGGAAAGCATTAGCTGAATCTCGTCGACCATCAGGATCTCTGAACCTGCATATTATATTTGAAGTTCAGGAGGAAATGGCTTGTGATCTTACAGTAAGTTTCACCCCCGTTAAATACCACACGGTTGGTGGTCCATATAACCCCAAGTTTGGCGAAACAGGTTCGACATATCCACAGGTACTCAATGTTCAGAGATCGATTTCTAAGATGGCGACTCTCTTAATCATTTCTTGCAAGTACAACGATACATATTTCTACATAACAAGTTCCAATGGAGTCAAAAGTAATCCCGTGCCTTTTATTAAAATAATCCCTGCCTATGTGAGTTAAATTTAGAAATGTAGTCAATAACTAAGTCCACTAAGTACTGCAATTTTGTTGTAAAATTCTTTACTCCTATAAATATATCAACTGGTCATGGTGGTCAGATCTACATCAAGCAGCTTCACACCTCTCTCACCTTCTTCGGTAGTTTTGTGCCGCCTCAACCCACTCCACCCCATTGCATGGCCTTTTCGCATTATTTTGTATCAACACACAGAAACTATGCCAGTTAACTAGCACTTTGTGTTTTACAGTAACTACCAAGAAACCAGTGCTTTGCTATGACCTAAAAAGATCATAATTATACATGTTTGCAAGACTTATTAGTTGCTACTTTATTGGGTTGAGATGATGCTCTGTGTATCCACAAATTCATGGCAGAACAAGGTGTTTTTTACAAAACATATTTAAGTGGGTCGGGAGTATCTCAACTCAATCTCAACTATTGATTGCAAATCATACGGTTGGTACGATCCTAGGGTAAATGAACCATCAACACAAACTGGTATGTTTATATGAGTATAAATTTTTTGCAAGATGATACTGTCGTACTGTCTTTTCTTTGTAAAAACATCATGGCAGCTAGCTATAAGCAAAATAGGTTGGTAATGGAATTACGGAATAAATCAATTGGACCTGCTAAATTGTAAAGAAAGAAAGCCTGATACTCAGGTGATCTACCAACCTCCAGATAGATATTGACTGTTTTGAATGGCATGATGCGGCACAAAGGAAGAGACTCCTGTATCTGTCTGAACAGGATGAGTGGTACCCCAGGATGAAGGCCCCACCATTTTATCCTGAGAAATAACCATGAGTAAGACCAGACAAAAATATGCACATAACATGTGACATGCACAGGATAATAGGTATATTTTACATAAACTTTTGCCCCCTCAAAATTTTCTTTCAAAAATACCTTTGTAAGGAACTGATAGTAGTACATCTTAGGTATTCTTATCCACACCTTTATAACAATTTTGACTGAAAGCTTTCTTCATAGTTTTATCTCTAATTATTGGGGATAATTACCGATGTTATATGAAACAAAGTTCATAAAATAGAAAAAGGAAGATGCTAGTACCTTTCTATCTTTCATTTTTCTGCTATGATGTTCTGCAGGCCTCCGCCGTCTTGTAGTTTGTTTGTTCTATAAAAGCATCAAACCATttacattattaaaaataaaaagggtgCTAAGTCAGCTAGAACATATTTATCTTAACAGTATATGTTCTAGAATCAAATGCCAGCCTTATATCTTCAGCAAGACTCTGCAGAAAATAAAGCACTACATTTTGGTTCATGAGAATCAATATTCCAGGTTTAAAAGGTATCATGCTTTAATCTTCAACAGCACAGAACTATTGGTCGATCAAAAGCTCAGGCGAGTATTACCAATTCAGCTGTTGTAACTAATAAATATATTGAGCCGAAAAGATGGATCACTGATGAAATAATATATGATACTTTATTACTTTGTAATTAAATAAGAACACCTGTGTTTTATATACCTTTCCTTTTAGGTAACACGAATGGACAAGAATAAAATAGCATACCAAAAGGATACACTGATTGCCAACTCATGTCCCACTATATAAGGTCCAAAATGTAGTATTTGTATATACAGTGAGAATAAGTGTACCTTCCACTCGTCCTAATATATGCAACATTTAGTATAAATGCATCTATCACCAATCCTAGTATGTTCAGATTAATCTTGAAACCAAGACAAATTTTAGCATGTTCCTTGAAACGAGCTGCTCTAGGAGGAAAAAAAAGATTAATTTCTTCTTGTACAGTTGCACCCGAAGAAATTGCCAAATATGTGGATGTGTGGGTTTGTATCCATTCAGTGCTCAGATCTAAATAATTGTTGTCCCTTCTTGGGCATGAACTATTTTCTGATGTAGCACTTCCAAAGGAACGCCTCAAACAGATGGCATCCAGGTAAGCAGAAAAACAAGAACAAATACAGAGTATGTATGCAAATTAGAGATTACTTACCCCCATCCATTGGCATCTCATCGCGACATCCCTCACCGTCTTGGTTGGTAGGGAAGCGGCTATCTTTATGTACTTCATGATACCATGTTCATTCACATATCTGAAAGGGTGCACATGAGAGGCAATGGAACGAACGCAAAAATCAAGGGATACAAAGAAAGATTTATGGTAGCATAAACCAACATGACAATAAAATCTGTGTCTAATGGACAGAGTTTTAGGATGCTGAACGATGGAGACCACATGTTCTGTGTTAATTTCCTTATAAAAACAGCAAGACAAGTGGAAATAGCTTACCTATCTAGGCAATCTTTCAGCACTTGGATCTCGAGATGCGACCAGCTTTCAGCTAGGGGTCCTCCATATTTGAGGTTCTGCGCAGATTCAGCAACCATGTTGGATGAACTTGTGGAGACAGCTACTGAAGGCGTGGTGTTCATCATCCCCATGTTAGACCCCATGCTGCTGGAGCAGTCTAGGTACACCGGCATGCTGCCTCCCGACCCGCTGGGCGTCGCGCACGTCTGAAATGAAACCACATTCTGGCTGCAGAATGGCTGCGAAAACGGCCCGAAGTTTTGATTAGGATCGTCTGCCATCTCTATGCCCAGCAACTCCTCTAGAACAGAATCTGGTACTTCCAGCGTGGAAGGATGCACTGCTAGCTCCAGAGCAACTTCAGAATGCCGGCAGCAGATCAGAGCTTCTTGTTTCAAGTTTTACTGCATTTGTTCACACCCTGGGCAAGTTTTTCGCCTACTGCTCCGCTAATTCTTCCAAGTGTGGACTCCTGGCAACAATCTCTGCAGATGCAAATAGTAGACATGGCAAAAGAGAGTTAGAACCTTGAAATTTTGGAGAAAAGATAATCCAATACACAGGAAGAACTCGAAATTTCCTATGCCTCATCAAAAGAGTAATATGTGGAACAGAAAGAAGTATGCTCTGACCGAAAGGTACACTTCAGAAACAGAATTTTTCTTTCACTTGTCAAAGACGCTAATGTATTGTCAGTTCCGTACCTAAAACATCAAACTCTTCTCAACTGCATGACAGTTGCAAATGATCATACTAAAACATCAAACTATCAGCCTTACAAGACACTCAGATTCTTTCATTTCCTAGGCAATTCTTGGGTGAGTTCAGAAATCAGCCTGAGGTACTTTCGTCGATCAATTCGACTGGCAAAGTATGTTTATCTATGGGACCAACATGTTAAACAGAGTCGGCAGTGCAAAACCACATGAATGAAGAGTAACTAAAACCCcataaacaacaaagagccaataATAACTCCATGAAAGAATCCAATCAAGAAAGTAACATGTGGACAAGGACCCGAGCAATCTGCTCTCCCGCAGTTCGTTCATAGGTCGTGGATAGAGACCCAAGACAAACCTGTAGAAATGATTACGTAAAGCCAGGCCTGACCAATCAACACACAGTGAGGCGGgcaggcgggcgggcgggcgggcgggcgggcgggcgggcatgCATGCAGAGCGCCGTCAGGGAACAGACCTGGCTCGTGCCCCCAATCTTATCCAGAAAACGTGCGTGTTGCCTACGAGAGAAGCGCACAAAGGAGGCGCTCGGAAAGGGAGCAGAGCCAGGCCCCGATCCTCCCGCCGGAGccgaaagcggcaaaggaaaacaggCAAGAAGGCAGGTAGCAGGTGGCCAGACGGAATTGCCGGCGAACTTACCAGTCCGGGTCCGATCTGGATGCAGCGGGGGGAGCAGCGGGCCGGGGAAGGCGAAGTCCAGTGTGGTTCCTGCGTGTCGACTCCCCGGCGCTTGGTGTGCGTGACGGtgcgcgtggtggtggtggtggtggaggtggaggtggtagtGTTAAATGGTGCCGCCCGGCTTTGTGCGCTCCAATGGGGAGGAGGCCGAAAAGCGGCGGCCCCGCCTCTCCAGTAAGccgtctctgtgtgtgtgtgtggcctcCCCTCTCCAAAAAGCCGAAGTCGTGTGCCAGTTTAACAAGTTGACAaaagggtggtggtggtggaggaggagggggagaggcaggGGCGATCTCTGTTGGGCGTTCGGGTTTCAGAGCGAGGAGAGGAGATCGGAACCCGGTGGAGGCAG
This region of Triticum aestivum cultivar Chinese Spring chromosome 2D, IWGSC CS RefSeq v2.1, whole genome shotgun sequence genomic DNA includes:
- the LOC123053964 gene encoding uncharacterized protein, encoding MADDPNQNFGPFSQPFCSQNVVSFQTCATPSGSGGSMPVYLDCSSSMGSNMGMMNTTPSVAVSTSSSNMVAESAQNLKYGGPLAESWSHLEIQVLKDCLDRYVNEHGIMKYIKIAASLPTKTVRDVAMRCQWMGNKQTTRRRRPAEHHSRKMKDRKDKMVGPSSWGTTHPVQTDTGVSSFVPHHAIQNSQYLSGASEMDRIVQLVLEENNRLLAQIDTNIQTFQAQNNNDLFNRVRRNIDGLLKIMSQMPGKMSQMPQLGVAVNENLASYLLPDLTMAQVLGNSHLKEEPRGW